In one Thermococcus sp. 2319x1 genomic region, the following are encoded:
- a CDS encoding ABC transporter permease codes for MISVLYQNEVYRLLKSRRLKVMLVLMLLPVIVYFFTHEEITEYSAKALEISFQINVSQFLINFWASVIGQLVVIIVMSDLLASEIDRGTIRLLLVKPIKKSEIVFGKFLSGITAVLMIFGIPYFVMQVYMVLLYKSGFEGFRATFDDFLFALGVTVLVLGSLGAVSMLLSVVLSRPLYASLASFGLVFTAQFILPQLPFFDNPERFNLSYQIGVLLKRGFTLHTGLDSYKGDSAMSALFFVSVVLLSLIFTLLGLYRKEYEG; via the coding sequence GTGATTAGCGTTCTATATCAAAACGAGGTTTATAGGCTTTTAAAATCAAGGCGTCTTAAGGTAATGCTGGTTTTGATGCTTCTTCCCGTGATAGTCTACTTTTTCACCCATGAGGAGATAACCGAATACAGCGCGAAAGCCTTGGAGATTTCATTCCAGATAAACGTTTCCCAGTTTTTAATAAACTTCTGGGCGAGTGTAATCGGCCAGCTGGTCGTTATTATTGTTATGAGCGATTTGCTCGCAAGTGAAATTGACAGGGGCACGATAAGACTTCTCCTCGTAAAACCGATAAAGAAAAGCGAAATAGTATTTGGCAAGTTTCTTTCTGGGATTACTGCTGTGCTCATGATTTTTGGCATCCCCTACTTTGTGATGCAGGTTTACATGGTTCTTCTCTACAAATCGGGCTTTGAGGGATTTAGGGCAACTTTTGACGACTTCCTCTTTGCCCTTGGGGTTACAGTTCTCGTTCTTGGAAGCCTTGGGGCGGTTTCAATGCTTCTCTCAGTGGTTCTTTCGAGACCCCTCTACGCATCCCTTGCAAGCTTTGGGCTGGTGTTTACTGCTCAATTCATACTCCCACAGTTGCCCTTTTTTGATAACCCGGAGCGCTTTAACCTGAGCTATCAAATAGGGGTTTTGCTAAAGAGGGGTTTTACGCTTCACACTGGACTGGACAGCTACAAAGGAGATTCAGCTATGAGTGCTCTGTTTTTCGTTAGTGTTGTCTTGCTGAGCCTTATTTTTACTCTCTTGGGTTTATACAGGAAGGAGTATGAGGGATGA